Sequence from the bacterium genome:
GCCGTTAACTCATCAGGGTCAAAAGGCTTAGTAATGTAATCGTCTGCTCCCTTATTTAGTCCAACAACCCTGTCTTTAACCGAACACTTAATGCTCAATATTATAATAGGAATAAAATTCGTGTGGTCGTCGGTCTTTAAAATCTTGCACGTGTCATAACCGTCTATGCCCGGAAGTATTATGTCTAGGATGATCAAGTCAGGCCTCACTTTAGACACTTCTCCCAATGCCTCTTCCCCGCTCTCCGCCGCATAGACCATATAGTCTTCTGCTTCCAGAATAGTCTTAACCAGATTTGTAAGATCTGGATCGTCGTCCACGATTAAAATCTTTGCTTTCATAGTCATCTTCTCCACACAATAGTAAATCCTGTCTTTCCCTATATTAAGTATAATTTATTAATGTTAAGTTTAGGTTAACAATTTGTAAA
This genomic interval carries:
- a CDS encoding response regulator; the protein is MTMKAKILIVDDDPDLTNLVKTILEAEDYMVYAAESGEEALGEVSKVRPDLIILDIILPGIDGYDTCKILKTDDHTNFIPIIILSIKCSVKDRVVGLNKGADDYITKPFDPDELTARVEAVLRGYGHSPISRGERN